A genome region from Candidatus Dadabacteria bacterium includes the following:
- a CDS encoding methyltransferase domain-containing protein has product MNAEAGLDHMVDYLACSFMDMSVIEDNTFDRGYAIESTCHAPDKQGAFEEILRVLKPGALFWGQEMCLTDKFDPNDSRHWDLKRDLKRGIALKDIAMFGEVNQALEAAGFHIIEGTDLGVSGGGVSTPWYQPMVSRHGMFGNVLFRLPHGRRVLVAGSKLAEMVGLFPRGSAEVFRSLNRTAEAYVEGGRTGIFTPLYCFLARKPH; this is encoded by the coding sequence TTGAATGCCGAGGCGGGGCTCGACCACATGGTCGATTACCTGGCGTGCAGCTTCATGGATATGAGCGTTATTGAAGACAACACTTTCGACCGCGGTTATGCCATTGAGTCAACATGCCATGCGCCGGATAAGCAGGGTGCGTTTGAAGAGATACTCCGCGTACTGAAACCCGGAGCTCTGTTCTGGGGGCAGGAGATGTGTCTGACGGACAAGTTCGATCCGAACGACAGCCGGCACTGGGACCTTAAGCGTGACCTCAAGCGTGGCATTGCACTAAAGGACATCGCCATGTTCGGGGAAGTGAATCAAGCGCTTGAAGCGGCAGGGTTCCACATCATCGAGGGGACGGACCTGGGCGTCTCTGGGGGTGGGGTATCCACACCATGGTATCAACCCATGGTAAGTCGACACGGGATGTTTGGTAACGTCCTGTTCAGGCTTCCCCATGGCCGCAGAGTGCTGGTCGCAGGATCAAAGCTGGCCGAGATGGTTGGGTTGTTTCCGAGGGGTTCTGCAGAGGTCTTCCGATCCCTGAACCGGACTGCTGAGGCCTATGTCGAAGGTGGGAGGACTGGCATCTTCACGCCTCTATACTGTTTTCTGGCTCGCAAACCCCATTAG